A genomic region of Pseudomonas abietaniphila contains the following coding sequences:
- a CDS encoding LysR family transcriptional regulator, translating into MIRELKTLLTVERLGTFVAAGNQIGLTQSAVSAQIRTLEKALGTPLFDRSGRSATLNAAGQRALPMAREIVELYERMATPSADSGYFGELVIGAIATVQTGLLLAALVQLNTQAPTVEAKVVPGVSQTLLNSVDAGEIDLAILIRPPFALPKELSLEVIEREPFVLIAPVHMEGDDPLQLLRDHRFVRYDRHSFGGRQVTRFLREQEIETQPGLELDEVDAIVRMVEAGLGVSLVPRAGLWLERAAHIRIVELGALTFYRELALVMRHANRQLPLQRLFRECLAQTDCK; encoded by the coding sequence ATGATCCGCGAGTTGAAAACGTTACTCACCGTCGAACGCCTCGGCACCTTTGTGGCGGCGGGCAACCAGATCGGCCTGACGCAATCAGCGGTCAGCGCGCAAATCCGAACCCTGGAAAAAGCGCTCGGCACCCCCCTGTTCGATCGCAGCGGACGCAGTGCCACCCTCAACGCGGCCGGTCAACGGGCATTGCCGATGGCACGGGAAATCGTTGAGCTGTATGAACGGATGGCCACGCCATCCGCCGACAGCGGCTATTTTGGCGAGCTGGTGATCGGCGCCATCGCCACGGTGCAAACCGGCCTGCTCCTCGCCGCACTGGTGCAACTCAACACCCAGGCGCCCACGGTCGAGGCCAAAGTGGTGCCGGGGGTTTCGCAGACATTGCTCAACAGCGTGGATGCCGGGGAGATCGACTTGGCGATCCTGATCCGGCCGCCCTTCGCGCTGCCCAAGGAACTCTCGCTGGAAGTCATCGAACGCGAGCCGTTCGTCCTGATCGCGCCTGTACATATGGAGGGTGATGACCCCCTTCAGCTGCTTCGCGATCACCGATTCGTGCGATACGACCGACACTCGTTCGGCGGGCGGCAGGTGACGCGGTTTCTGCGCGAGCAGGAAATTGAAACGCAGCCTGGACTTGAGCTGGACGAAGTGGACGCCATCGTGCGCATGGTCGAGGCCGGACTCGGTGTGTCCCTCGTGCCCCGAGCAGGTTTATGGCTGGAACGCGCCGCCCACATCCGGATCGTCGAACTCGGCGCGCTGACCTTTTACCGCGAGCTGGCGTTGGTGATGCGCCATGCGAATCGGCAACTCCCGCTGCAGCGGTTGTTTCGGGAGTGCCTGGCTCAAACCGACTGCAAATGA
- a CDS encoding ABC transporter ATP-binding protein, whose translation MHAQASKPVVDTAPVLTIDNLSIEFPAYKSTVKALNGVSLHVNPGEIVGVIGESGSGKSVTAMLSLRLLPERAYQVKSGSLSILGRDMLTAKEKDLLKVRGRDAAMIFQEPMTALNPTRRIGRQMLDVIIHHQQLSKADARAKAIALLRDMHIADPAQVMNSYPFELSGGMRQRVMIALAFSCDPQLLIADEPTTALDVTVQRQVLLLLREKARERGTAILLITHDMALVSQFCDRVYVMYTGAVVEQGVTSQVMADPRHPYTQGLLSGLPEQVELGQDLMTIPGQVPNLSALPEGCTFRDRCAHAMPKCLQRPPMQVINAVADRKSACWLSEPSSSSAQEMHS comes from the coding sequence ATGCACGCACAAGCCTCTAAACCCGTTGTCGACACCGCGCCGGTATTGACCATCGACAACCTGAGCATCGAGTTCCCGGCCTACAAGAGCACGGTCAAGGCGCTCAATGGCGTGTCGTTGCACGTCAATCCCGGTGAGATCGTCGGGGTGATCGGTGAGTCCGGGTCCGGCAAGTCAGTCACCGCCATGCTCAGCCTGCGCCTGTTGCCTGAACGCGCTTATCAAGTGAAGAGCGGCAGCCTGAGCATCCTCGGCCGCGACATGCTCACCGCCAAGGAAAAAGACCTGCTGAAGGTCCGTGGCCGCGACGCGGCGATGATCTTTCAGGAACCCATGACCGCGCTGAATCCAACACGACGCATCGGCCGGCAGATGCTGGATGTGATCATCCATCACCAGCAACTGAGCAAGGCCGACGCCCGCGCCAAAGCCATCGCGCTGCTTCGCGACATGCACATCGCCGATCCCGCACAGGTGATGAACAGCTACCCGTTCGAGCTTTCCGGTGGCATGCGTCAGCGGGTGATGATCGCCTTGGCGTTCTCCTGCGATCCACAGTTGTTGATTGCCGACGAGCCGACCACCGCGCTGGACGTGACCGTGCAACGGCAGGTGTTGCTGCTGCTGCGCGAGAAAGCCCGCGAGCGAGGCACGGCGATTTTGCTGATCACCCACGACATGGCGCTGGTCTCGCAGTTTTGCGACCGGGTTTACGTGATGTACACCGGTGCAGTGGTGGAGCAGGGCGTGACCTCGCAGGTCATGGCCGATCCCCGTCATCCCTACACTCAGGGGCTGCTCAGCGGCTTGCCGGAGCAGGTTGAACTGGGTCAGGACCTGATGACCATTCCCGGTCAGGTGCCGAATCTGTCGGCCTTGCCTGAGGGGTGCACCTTCCGCGACCGCTGCGCCCATGCCATGCCCAAATGCCTGCAACGCCCGCCCATGCAGGTTATCAATGCCGTTGCCGATCGCAAGAGCGCTTGCTGGTTGAGCGAGCCATCATCCTCATCAGCCCAGGAGATGCATTCATGA
- a CDS encoding VOC family protein: protein MTATPQKLSPFHLAIPVYDLAAARHFYANVFNLPEGRSSDHWADFDFFGHQLVIHEHPKTDSQAHAGTNAVDGHDVPVPHFGVVLGWEEWEALADRLQGQGVKFVIEPYVRFKGQVGEQATMFLFDPCGNALEFKAFKDIGQLFAK, encoded by the coding sequence GTGACCGCCACCCCTCAGAAACTCTCGCCGTTCCATCTTGCTATTCCTGTTTATGACCTCGCCGCCGCACGGCATTTCTACGCCAACGTGTTTAATTTGCCGGAAGGTCGCTCCAGCGATCATTGGGCGGATTTTGATTTCTTCGGCCATCAGCTGGTGATCCACGAACACCCGAAAACCGATTCCCAGGCCCACGCGGGCACCAACGCCGTGGACGGCCATGACGTGCCGGTGCCGCATTTCGGCGTGGTGTTGGGCTGGGAAGAATGGGAGGCGCTTGCGGATCGGTTGCAGGGCCAAGGCGTGAAGTTTGTGATCGAGCCTTACGTGCGCTTCAAGGGGCAGGTTGGGGAGCAGGCGACCATGTTCCTGTTCGACCCCTGCGGCAATGCGCTGGAGTTCAAAGCGTTCAAGGACATCGGGCAGCTGTTTGCAAAATAA
- a CDS encoding ABC transporter permease, whose protein sequence is MAFLNILRKRLGGLLLVVFGVSLITFSISHLIPGDPARLIAGDRATDAIVENIRHQLGLDLPLYHQYGRYMLDLLHGDLGTSIRTHRPVLEDLQAFFPATLELALAALTLSILVGVPLGVLSAVYHNRFIDQVARTLAVTGISTPAFWLGLGLIVLFYGHLNWLPGSGRIDEGLDPPPTVTGFYLIDTLLGGDSGLFFNAVQHLILPAITLGFVNLGVVARQIRSAMLDQLGEDYIRTARAYGLSKWAVILRHALPNALIPSVTVLGLTLGDLLYGAVLTETVFAWPGMGAYVVKSIQSLDFPAVMGFAILVSFIYVLLNMAIDLVYRLIDPRIGEVN, encoded by the coding sequence ATGGCCTTCCTGAATATTTTGCGTAAACGTCTGGGCGGCCTGTTGCTGGTGGTGTTCGGCGTTTCCCTGATTACTTTTTCCATCTCCCATCTGATTCCGGGTGATCCCGCACGGCTGATCGCGGGAGACCGCGCCACCGACGCGATTGTCGAGAACATTCGCCATCAACTGGGGCTGGACCTGCCGCTGTATCACCAATACGGCCGCTACATGCTCGACCTGTTGCATGGCGACCTGGGCACGTCGATTCGCACCCACCGTCCGGTGCTGGAAGACTTGCAAGCGTTCTTCCCGGCGACCCTCGAGCTGGCGCTGGCGGCGCTGACTCTGTCGATTCTGGTGGGAGTACCGCTGGGCGTATTGTCGGCGGTCTACCACAACCGGTTTATCGATCAGGTGGCGCGAACCCTGGCGGTCACCGGGATTTCCACTCCGGCGTTCTGGCTCGGACTGGGGCTGATCGTGCTGTTCTACGGACATTTGAACTGGCTGCCGGGCAGCGGACGGATTGATGAAGGCCTTGATCCGCCGCCGACGGTGACCGGGTTTTACCTGATCGACACCTTGCTGGGGGGGGATAGCGGTCTGTTTTTCAACGCCGTCCAGCACCTGATCCTGCCTGCGATCACGTTGGGCTTCGTCAACCTGGGGGTGGTCGCGCGACAGATTCGCTCGGCGATGCTCGATCAACTGGGTGAGGACTACATCCGTACAGCGCGGGCCTATGGGTTGTCGAAGTGGGCGGTGATCCTGCGCCATGCGCTGCCCAACGCCTTAATTCCATCGGTGACCGTGCTGGGCCTGACCCTGGGCGATCTGCTCTATGGCGCGGTCCTCACCGAAACCGTGTTCGCCTGGCCCGGCATGGGCGCTTACGTGGTCAAGTCGATCCAGTCGCTTGATTTCCCGGCGGTCATGGGCTTCGCGATTCTGGTGTCCTTCATTTATGTACTGCTGAACATGGCGATCGATCTGGTGTACCGCCTGATCGACCCACGCATCGGCGAGGTCAATTGA
- the ddpC gene encoding D,D-dipeptide ABC transporter permease, with amino-acid sequence MSTPLTAPVVAPLPKASRWQDKFAYLAHQVRRSPLTMAGLLITLMVLLCMAFAPWLASHDPNALNLTQRLAAPSAAHWFGTDEVGRDLFSRVLYGSRQSVGVGLFVAFASCFAGGLLGCMSGIIGGRFDSLIMRLMDIMLSVPSLVLIMALAAALGPSLFNAMLAITLVRIPFYVRLARGQALSIRQMGYVKAAETFGAGRWHMVLWHVARNAMPPLLVQLSLDIGSAILMASALGFIGLGAQQPTAEWGAMVATGRNYILDQWWYSTFPGVAILITATGFNLLGDGVRDLLDPRQQGK; translated from the coding sequence ATGTCCACTCCACTCACTGCGCCGGTCGTGGCGCCGCTGCCGAAGGCTTCGCGCTGGCAGGACAAATTCGCGTATCTGGCCCATCAGGTGCGACGCAGCCCGCTGACCATGGCCGGGTTGCTGATCACCCTGATGGTGCTGCTGTGCATGGCCTTCGCGCCTTGGCTGGCGTCCCATGATCCCAATGCGCTCAACCTGACCCAGCGTCTGGCGGCGCCTTCTGCCGCGCACTGGTTCGGCACCGATGAAGTGGGCCGCGATCTGTTCAGTCGAGTCCTGTATGGCAGCCGTCAGTCCGTGGGCGTCGGGCTGTTTGTCGCCTTCGCGTCATGCTTCGCGGGTGGCCTGCTGGGTTGCATGTCCGGAATCATCGGCGGGCGCTTCGACAGCCTGATTATGCGACTGATGGACATCATGCTGTCGGTGCCGTCGCTGGTGCTGATCATGGCGCTGGCCGCGGCCCTGGGCCCGAGCCTGTTCAACGCGATGCTGGCGATCACCCTGGTGCGAATTCCCTTTTACGTGCGATTGGCCCGGGGACAGGCCCTGAGCATTCGTCAGATGGGCTACGTCAAAGCCGCTGAAACCTTCGGCGCAGGGCGCTGGCACATGGTGCTCTGGCACGTGGCGCGCAACGCCATGCCGCCGTTGCTGGTGCAGCTCAGTCTGGACATCGGCAGCGCCATTCTCATGGCCTCGGCGCTGGGCTTCATCGGCCTCGGTGCGCAACAGCCCACTGCCGAATGGGGTGCGATGGTCGCAACGGGTCGCAATTACATCCTCGATCAGTGGTGGTATTCGACCTTTCCCGGCGTGGCGATTCTGATCACCGCCACCGGATTCAACCTTCTGGGCGACGGCGTACGCGATCTGCTCGACCCACGCCAGCAGGGGAAATGA
- a CDS encoding oligopeptide/dipeptide ABC transporter ATP-binding protein, whose protein sequence is MTRAAFKSLPDEHPVILGLEDVRVHYPMGKDWLGRPKALAHALNGIDLQVRAGETLGVVGESGCGKSTLAQLLMGLIKPTSGKLEWIYNNAKERSSNVQIVFQDPQSSLDPRLPVWKVITEPLFVQRSAPRRDMRDIAAKVASQVGIRTEYMDRFPHQFSGGQRQRIAIARALSSNPDIIVLDEPTSALDISVQAQILNLLAELQRSRDLTYILISHNVSVVRHMADRVAVMYLGQIVELGSAAEVLERPRHPYTQLLLEAVPRLGVAVDDAQVSAPTELPGNRNLPTGCFFRDRCPKATAGCDKPQQLLPAKAAAGGERVRCHLQSV, encoded by the coding sequence ATGACCCGTGCAGCGTTCAAATCACTGCCCGACGAACACCCGGTCATTCTGGGACTTGAAGACGTACGCGTGCATTACCCCATGGGCAAGGACTGGCTGGGTCGTCCCAAAGCCCTGGCCCACGCCTTGAACGGCATCGACCTGCAGGTGCGTGCCGGAGAAACCCTGGGCGTGGTGGGAGAGTCGGGATGCGGCAAAAGCACCCTTGCGCAGTTGCTGATGGGCCTGATCAAGCCGACGTCGGGCAAACTCGAGTGGATCTACAACAACGCCAAGGAACGCAGCAGCAACGTGCAGATCGTGTTTCAGGACCCGCAATCGTCCCTCGATCCGCGATTGCCGGTGTGGAAGGTGATCACCGAGCCGCTGTTCGTCCAGCGTTCGGCACCGCGTCGGGACATGCGCGACATCGCTGCGAAGGTCGCCTCTCAGGTCGGGATTCGTACCGAGTACATGGACCGTTTTCCTCATCAGTTTTCAGGCGGTCAACGGCAGCGCATCGCCATCGCCAGGGCGCTGTCATCGAACCCGGACATTATCGTGCTCGACGAGCCGACCTCGGCGCTGGATATCTCGGTGCAGGCGCAGATCCTCAATCTGTTGGCCGAGCTGCAACGCAGTCGTGACCTGACGTACATCCTGATTTCGCACAACGTCTCGGTGGTGCGGCACATGGCCGATCGGGTCGCGGTGATGTACCTGGGGCAGATCGTCGAACTGGGCAGTGCCGCCGAGGTGCTGGAACGCCCACGTCATCCCTACACCCAGTTGCTGCTGGAAGCCGTGCCGCGACTGGGCGTGGCCGTGGACGACGCCCAAGTGTCCGCGCCGACCGAATTGCCGGGCAACCGCAACCTGCCGACCGGGTGTTTCTTTCGGGATCGCTGCCCTAAAGCGACCGCCGGATGCGACAAGCCGCAACAGCTATTGCCTGCCAAAGCGGCAGCGGGCGGGGAGAGGGTGAGGTGTCATTTGCAGTCGGTTTGA